In Sphingobacterium zeae, one genomic interval encodes:
- a CDS encoding Dps family protein, translating to MKTSIGIKDADLKKVAKLLNVLLADEHVVYMKTRNAHWNVEGADFHAAHLFLESQYDELAEVIDEVAERVRTLGHYAVGTFDKYLKLTRLTESTSEKTDSLSYYKELLADHEAIAMSIRADLAAVEQTADNGTEDFLVGFTGKA from the coding sequence ATGAAAACTTCAATTGGAATTAAAGATGCTGACTTGAAAAAAGTCGCCAAGTTGCTAAATGTGCTTTTGGCAGATGAACATGTTGTCTATATGAAGACACGTAATGCGCATTGGAATGTGGAGGGCGCGGATTTTCATGCTGCTCATCTATTTTTGGAGTCGCAATACGATGAACTTGCGGAAGTAATCGATGAGGTTGCAGAGCGTGTGCGTACACTGGGTCATTATGCCGTTGGCACCTTTGACAAATATTTAAAGTTGACCCGTTTAACGGAGTCGACTTCTGAAAAGACAGACAGCCTTTCTTATTACAAGGAATTGTTAGCTGATCATGAAGCTATTGCGATGTCAATTCGTGCCGATCTTGCGGCAGTTGAACAGACCGCAGATAATGGTACGGAGGACTTTTTGGTTGGTTTTACTGGAAAAGCATGA
- a CDS encoding RluA family pseudouridine synthase, which translates to MENNTYFHTFKQDISTIELPTRFTFPFCYEPHPLAAMAAQELQHYIEKQNEWTHNFGLDSTGEGLPIGKMFGVLVVKKEDEEIGYLAAVSGKLAGSNKNQHFVPPIFDMLEDNSFFLNEEVLLNALNRKIENLEASAELENAKRNLDLLKSEWGESHDALKSKLKAQKKNRKETRTLLKPRLSDTDYALLMEDMQRQSLKDKQQLQRFQYEMHIAMKQESDHLQELLSTIASLKEERKIRSGNLQKRLFEQYNFRNAKGQSKNVVDVFQDFDNTTPPAGAGECAAPKLLQYAYENKMTPVALAEFWWGCSPASEIRRHKNYYPACRKKCEPILGYMLEGLVVDPNPMQQETTLAIELPQIYEDEDIIIINKPAEFLSVPGIYVKDSVYNRVLQRYPEAGPIIIHRLDMSTSGVMIVAKNKASHKFIQDQFIQHTIKKTYIALLDGIIETNSGLIDLPLRVDLADRPRQLVCYTYGKPAQTKWEKMAVENNQTRVRFYPLTGRTHQLRMHAVHPKGLNTPIVGDDLYGRKANRLHLHAASITFIHPSSKQEMTFEIDPDF; encoded by the coding sequence ATGGAAAACAACACGTATTTTCACACATTCAAACAGGATATTTCAACAATTGAACTTCCGACACGATTTACCTTTCCATTTTGTTATGAGCCACACCCTCTTGCCGCGATGGCGGCACAAGAACTTCAACATTACATTGAAAAGCAGAACGAATGGACACACAATTTTGGCTTGGATAGCACTGGAGAAGGACTTCCTATTGGAAAAATGTTTGGCGTTTTGGTGGTTAAAAAGGAGGATGAAGAAATTGGTTATCTTGCCGCTGTTTCCGGTAAGTTGGCCGGAAGTAATAAAAACCAGCATTTTGTACCGCCGATTTTCGATATGCTCGAAGATAATAGCTTTTTTCTAAACGAAGAAGTACTTCTTAATGCGCTGAATCGAAAAATTGAAAACCTCGAAGCAAGTGCCGAGCTGGAAAATGCCAAGCGTAACCTTGACCTGTTAAAAAGTGAATGGGGAGAGTCACATGACGCGCTTAAATCGAAATTGAAGGCGCAAAAGAAGAACCGAAAGGAAACACGCACCCTATTAAAACCCCGCTTATCGGATACAGATTATGCATTACTCATGGAAGATATGCAACGCCAGAGTTTAAAAGACAAACAACAGCTTCAGCGCTTTCAGTATGAAATGCATATCGCCATGAAACAGGAGAGCGATCACCTGCAAGAATTGCTATCGACGATTGCGTCGCTTAAAGAAGAGCGAAAAATACGCTCGGGCAACCTTCAAAAGCGACTTTTTGAACAATATAATTTTCGCAATGCAAAAGGGCAAAGCAAAAATGTAGTGGATGTGTTCCAAGATTTTGACAACACAACGCCCCCAGCTGGGGCCGGAGAATGTGCCGCACCGAAGCTTTTGCAATATGCCTATGAAAACAAGATGACACCAGTCGCCTTAGCCGAATTTTGGTGGGGCTGTTCCCCTGCCTCCGAAATACGCAGACACAAAAACTACTACCCTGCTTGCCGCAAAAAATGTGAACCAATTTTAGGATATATGCTCGAAGGCTTGGTCGTAGATCCTAATCCCATGCAGCAGGAAACTACATTGGCGATAGAACTTCCTCAAATTTACGAAGATGAAGATATTATCATTATCAATAAACCCGCTGAATTTCTGTCTGTACCTGGCATATATGTTAAGGATTCAGTCTACAATCGCGTTCTCCAACGCTATCCTGAAGCGGGTCCGATTATTATCCACCGCTTGGATATGTCCACATCCGGTGTGATGATAGTTGCCAAAAACAAAGCGTCCCATAAATTCATTCAAGATCAATTTATACAGCACACCATCAAGAAAACATATATTGCTTTGCTCGATGGCATTATCGAAACGAATTCGGGTTTAATCGATCTACCCCTGCGCGTTGACTTAGCGGATAGGCCCCGACAATTGGTCTGCTATACCTACGGCAAACCGGCACAGACAAAATGGGAAAAAATGGCAGTCGAAAATAATCAGACAAGAGTTAGATTCTATCCGCTGACAGGCCGAACCCACCAACTTCGCATGCATGCTGTGCACCCAAAGGGATTAAACACACCTATCGTCGGCGACGATCTGTATGGCAGAAAAGCCAATAGACTACATTTGCACGCCGCTTCTATTACTTTTATTCACCCCAGTTCAAAGCAAGAAATGACCTTCGAAATTGACCCAGATTTTTAA
- a CDS encoding DUF5686 family protein has protein sequence MRANIDAKTFITKLFFSITLVLTVSLALAQNKTVTGIVRDAKTKSPIPYATVAVVGAPASAGTTTSTNANGEFKLVFPTSYVKIRASYIGYDSKDAFVTNDATQTKEILMDQQDNMLEEVVVKAKKKKYSNKDNPAVALIRKVIENKEKNRLAGQQYAQYDQYEKMSLGLSNLSEKFVNKKIFKNYQFLFETDDSAKTANKYVLPAFIEEKISKVYYRKDPSKTKQYILGDQRAQFDPKFIDNDGLTAYFNKLYEQVDIYDNNISLVTNQFLSPIANSAPTFYKFFITDTIKTVQPWVVELSFFPRNKADMLFKGQLYVTLDGNYAVQGANMTVADDINLNFVRDLQIQLKFEKDSKSRFYLKTSTLGIDFSLTEKGMGIRGSRTVDYNNYKVGIQQPDSIYDGPSTVIAYNVENKKATKTLFETQRPLALAQNELNIYHNIDTLQKIPSFRTFMDIAALVLSGYKQAGPVEIGPVNTFYSFNPVEGFRLRVGGRTTESLSKRFYAETYAAYGFKDQKWKYFFSGTYAFNNKSVYSFPMHYIRASYKKDTKIPGQKLEFIQEDNFLLSFKRGDNDRYIYETNYGLEYKKEFLNHVAVGAAFNINRQTPAGSLTYQMIDANNESRLFNELNSTELSVNFRYAPHEEFYQGKIYRTPIFNQYPIFTFNYTAGIKGLAKGEYNYHNFNVGAFKRFYFSQFGFADVTAEGNYIAGKEIPFPFLTIHRANQTYAYQLNSYNLMNFLEFVSDHNASLNVQYYMNGFLLNKIPLIKRLKLREVFSFKGVYGGLRKENNPDDPNYGSKVFSWQHNSDGVQSSYTFGSQPYMEASIGLSNIFKILRVDYVKRLNYLDHVDAPAWGIRARVRFDF, from the coding sequence ATGAGAGCTAACATAGACGCAAAGACCTTCATAACTAAACTCTTTTTTTCGATAACACTCGTGCTAACGGTATCTTTGGCGCTTGCCCAAAATAAAACTGTTACGGGTATCGTTAGAGACGCAAAGACCAAGAGCCCTATACCGTACGCCACCGTCGCTGTAGTAGGTGCTCCAGCTTCTGCCGGAACCACGACATCGACCAACGCCAATGGTGAATTTAAACTTGTCTTTCCGACATCTTATGTAAAAATTAGAGCAAGCTATATCGGTTATGACAGCAAAGACGCTTTTGTAACGAATGATGCAACGCAAACAAAAGAAATTTTAATGGATCAGCAGGACAATATGCTGGAAGAAGTTGTTGTCAAGGCCAAAAAGAAAAAATATAGCAACAAAGATAATCCTGCCGTTGCACTGATCCGAAAAGTCATTGAGAATAAGGAAAAAAATAGACTTGCAGGTCAGCAATATGCGCAATATGACCAGTATGAAAAAATGTCCTTAGGATTAAGTAATCTTTCGGAAAAATTTGTCAATAAAAAGATTTTCAAAAACTATCAATTTCTTTTCGAAACAGACGATTCGGCTAAAACAGCCAACAAATATGTCTTGCCAGCTTTCATCGAGGAAAAGATCTCAAAGGTCTATTATCGTAAAGACCCAAGCAAAACTAAACAGTATATCTTAGGGGATCAGCGCGCACAATTTGATCCTAAATTTATTGATAACGATGGTTTGACAGCTTACTTCAATAAACTTTATGAACAAGTCGATATTTATGATAACAATATCTCCTTGGTTACTAATCAGTTTTTGAGTCCAATTGCCAATTCAGCACCCACTTTTTATAAGTTTTTCATTACAGATACGATAAAGACCGTGCAACCCTGGGTAGTCGAATTAAGCTTTTTCCCACGTAACAAAGCAGATATGCTGTTCAAAGGTCAACTCTATGTGACACTGGATGGCAACTATGCTGTTCAGGGCGCCAATATGACGGTTGCTGATGATATCAACTTGAATTTTGTGCGGGATCTTCAGATACAACTTAAATTTGAGAAAGATAGCAAAAGCCGCTTCTACTTAAAAACAAGTACGCTGGGTATCGATTTTTCGTTAACGGAGAAAGGTATGGGAATCCGCGGCAGCCGGACGGTGGATTACAACAATTATAAAGTAGGCATACAACAACCCGACAGTATCTATGATGGTCCGTCAACGGTAATCGCCTATAATGTTGAAAACAAGAAAGCAACAAAGACTTTATTTGAAACACAGCGCCCACTTGCCCTTGCGCAAAACGAATTGAACATCTATCATAACATTGATACCTTACAAAAGATTCCTTCATTCCGTACATTCATGGACATCGCCGCGCTGGTACTTTCCGGTTACAAACAGGCGGGTCCGGTTGAAATCGGTCCTGTGAATACGTTCTATAGTTTCAATCCCGTAGAAGGTTTCCGTTTGCGTGTCGGCGGCCGTACCACAGAATCGCTGAGCAAGCGTTTCTATGCTGAAACTTATGCTGCTTATGGGTTTAAAGACCAGAAATGGAAATATTTTTTCAGTGGAACCTATGCCTTCAATAACAAATCTGTCTATTCTTTTCCTATGCACTACATCAGGGCATCTTATAAAAAAGACACCAAGATTCCCGGACAAAAGCTCGAGTTTATTCAGGAAGACAACTTTTTGCTCTCTTTCAAACGCGGGGATAATGATCGATATATCTATGAGACAAATTATGGTTTAGAGTACAAAAAAGAATTTTTAAATCACGTGGCAGTTGGAGCGGCTTTCAATATTAACAGACAAACGCCAGCCGGAAGCTTAACCTACCAAATGATTGATGCCAATAACGAGAGCAGGTTATTTAACGAATTGAATTCAACAGAATTGTCCGTTAATTTTAGATATGCCCCTCACGAAGAGTTTTATCAAGGAAAGATTTATAGAACACCTATTTTCAATCAATACCCAATCTTTACATTCAACTATACCGCGGGAATAAAAGGCCTGGCTAAAGGTGAATATAATTATCACAACTTCAATGTTGGCGCCTTTAAGCGATTCTATTTTAGTCAATTTGGATTTGCAGACGTCACAGCTGAGGGGAATTATATCGCAGGGAAAGAAATTCCATTCCCTTTCTTAACAATTCACCGCGCCAACCAGACGTATGCTTATCAATTGAATTCGTATAACCTGATGAACTTCCTTGAGTTTGTCAGTGACCATAACGCATCATTAAATGTACAGTACTACATGAATGGTTTTCTTTTGAATAAGATTCCGTTGATCAAAAGGCTTAAATTACGTGAGGTATTTAGTTTCAAAGGGGTATACGGCGGACTGCGCAAAGAAAACAATCCTGACGACCCTAATTATGGTTCAAAAGTATTTAGCTGGCAGCACAATTCGGATGGTGTACAAAGCTCTTACACCTTCGGTTCACAACCTTATATGGAAGCCAGTATCGGTCTCTCCAACATTTTCAAAATATTGCGTGTAGACTACGTAAAACGGCTGAATTATCTTGATCACGTCGATGCGCCAGCTTGGGGAATTCGTGCCCGTGTCAGATTTGACTTCTAA
- a CDS encoding protein-disulfide reductase DsbD family protein codes for MEVNFKLFILLLFLIVPLGMFAQSDTTNSMEGIEFTDGSISPDSLSFEESPDTASVNANANKPNKVAAAAAAKPEAEGKKSLWSIFIAGLVGGFAALLMPCIFPMLPLTVSYFTKQSGSRANGISKALLYGLFIIVIYVALGMLITISFGSDALNALSTDGIFNFIFFLLLIGFAASFFGAFEITLPSSFVNKMDAKSDKGGLVGLFFMAFSLSLVSFSCTGPIIGTLLVEAASKGERLGPAIGMLGFSIALAIPFGLFAMFPSMLKSLPKSGGWLNSVKVVLGFLELALALKFLSNVDLAYHWNWLDREVFLSLWIAIFALMGLYLIGKIKFSHDSDLKFLSVPRTILAIVVFSFVVYMVPGLWGAPLKSISAFLPPSATQDFDLSSGVSTGIAHSDGKIKKYAEIFHERGTPKGFDPYYDYEEALATAKELNKPVLIDFTGWNCVNCRKMEANVWTDKAIAKLLKEEFVMAELFVDDKTALAANEQFVSKYSGKKINTIGKKNSDFQAATFDSNSQPLYVIVDPTGKKLVPQSGANYNVAEYKAFLQSGLDAFKQKN; via the coding sequence ATGGAAGTCAATTTCAAACTATTTATCCTCTTATTGTTCCTGATTGTGCCGCTTGGTATGTTTGCCCAGTCTGACACAACAAATTCGATGGAAGGAATCGAATTTACAGATGGCAGCATAAGTCCCGACTCACTATCTTTTGAAGAATCGCCCGATACTGCTTCAGTCAATGCGAATGCAAATAAGCCGAACAAAGTAGCTGCTGCAGCAGCGGCCAAGCCCGAAGCCGAAGGCAAAAAGTCGTTGTGGAGTATTTTCATAGCAGGACTAGTAGGCGGTTTTGCGGCGTTATTGATGCCATGTATTTTTCCGATGCTGCCTTTGACGGTGAGTTATTTCACCAAACAGTCGGGAAGTCGTGCAAATGGGATCAGTAAAGCCCTATTATATGGATTGTTTATTATAGTGATCTATGTGGCTTTGGGGATGCTCATCACGATCTCATTCGGCTCAGATGCCCTCAATGCGCTTTCGACTGACGGTATCTTCAATTTCATCTTCTTTTTGCTGTTGATAGGGTTTGCGGCTTCTTTTTTTGGCGCATTTGAAATTACATTACCAAGTTCGTTTGTCAATAAAATGGATGCAAAATCAGACAAAGGAGGTTTAGTGGGCTTATTCTTTATGGCTTTCAGCTTGTCTCTGGTCTCATTTTCCTGTACAGGGCCCATTATAGGCACATTGCTGGTGGAGGCAGCCTCGAAGGGCGAAAGGCTAGGACCAGCGATTGGTATGCTGGGATTCTCTATTGCCTTGGCGATTCCGTTTGGTTTGTTCGCCATGTTTCCTTCTATGCTTAAATCCTTACCGAAATCGGGTGGTTGGTTGAACAGTGTAAAAGTGGTACTTGGGTTTTTGGAACTCGCTTTAGCGTTGAAATTTTTATCCAATGTCGATTTAGCTTACCACTGGAATTGGTTGGATAGAGAGGTGTTTCTGTCGCTTTGGATTGCCATATTTGCGCTAATGGGCTTATATTTAATTGGTAAGATCAAATTTTCCCATGACAGTGATCTGAAATTCCTATCGGTTCCCCGGACTATTTTGGCTATTGTTGTATTTTCTTTTGTGGTGTATATGGTTCCAGGTTTGTGGGGTGCGCCTTTAAAATCGATTTCTGCTTTTTTACCACCATCGGCAACACAAGACTTTGATTTATCTTCGGGTGTAAGTACCGGGATTGCGCATTCGGACGGGAAAATTAAAAAATATGCTGAAATCTTTCATGAAAGGGGTACCCCGAAAGGATTTGATCCGTATTACGATTATGAAGAGGCATTAGCGACGGCTAAAGAATTAAACAAGCCTGTATTAATTGATTTTACGGGTTGGAACTGTGTTAATTGTCGTAAAATGGAAGCGAATGTCTGGACGGACAAAGCGATAGCCAAATTGTTGAAGGAAGAGTTTGTTATGGCCGAACTTTTCGTTGACGATAAAACAGCATTGGCTGCAAACGAACAATTTGTTTCGAAATACAGTGGTAAAAAGATCAATACGATCGGTAAGAAGAACAGCGATTTTCAAGCAGCTACATTCGATAGCAATTCGCAACCGCTGTATGTAATTGTCGACCCAACGGGCAAAAAACTGGTGCCTCAAAGTGGAGCCAACTATAATGTAGCGGAGTATAAAGCTTTCCTTCAAAGTGGCTTAGATGCCTTTAAACAAAAAAACTAG
- a CDS encoding PLP-dependent cysteine synthase family protein yields MAEQELLSACLSPTLDKRFKHLWRLVGNTPMLELQYTYSGKPGRIFVKCENYNLTGSIKDRMALYILYKAYMNCQIRPSDVVIEATSGNTGIAFSAIGKALGHQVKIIMPNWLSKERTDIIRSMGADIQLISKEEGGFLGSIRLSEELASKGGVFLPRQFENQYNAEAHEKTTGYEIVKQLEEQGLVADAFVAGVGTGGTVMGVGRSLRKVNPNVRVHPLEPAESPTLTTGHKVGSHRIQGISDEFIPAIVDLNELDAVVCANDGDAIIMAQKLSRQLGLAVGISSGANVIGAIKLQRELGDEAVVVTLLCDDNKKYLSTDLVKEEPVKDGYLSTDIDFSGFQPICRLPNPVFGA; encoded by the coding sequence ATGGCTGAACAAGAATTATTAAGCGCGTGTTTGTCGCCTACGTTGGACAAGAGATTCAAACATCTTTGGAGATTGGTAGGAAATACGCCTATGCTGGAATTGCAGTATACATATAGCGGTAAACCAGGGCGAATTTTCGTAAAATGTGAGAACTACAATTTAACGGGCAGCATAAAGGATAGGATGGCGCTGTATATTTTGTATAAAGCGTATATGAATTGTCAGATCCGCCCCAGTGATGTGGTGATTGAAGCGACAAGTGGCAACACCGGGATTGCGTTTTCAGCAATCGGTAAAGCGCTTGGTCATCAAGTAAAGATTATTATGCCAAACTGGCTGAGCAAGGAGCGTACTGATATTATCCGCAGTATGGGCGCCGATATTCAGCTGATAAGCAAAGAAGAAGGAGGTTTTTTAGGTAGTATCCGTTTAAGTGAGGAACTTGCTTCGAAAGGTGGCGTTTTTCTGCCAAGACAATTCGAAAATCAATATAATGCTGAGGCGCATGAGAAAACCACAGGTTACGAGATTGTGAAGCAGTTGGAAGAGCAAGGATTGGTGGCGGATGCTTTCGTTGCTGGTGTAGGAACGGGGGGTACGGTCATGGGGGTAGGCAGAAGCTTAAGAAAGGTCAATCCAAATGTCCGCGTTCATCCATTGGAACCCGCAGAAAGTCCAACATTAACCACAGGGCATAAGGTGGGGTCGCATCGTATCCAGGGAATTTCCGATGAGTTTATTCCTGCAATTGTGGATCTAAATGAACTTGATGCTGTTGTTTGTGCCAACGATGGCGATGCCATTATCATGGCACAGAAGTTATCGCGCCAATTGGGACTGGCTGTTGGAATCTCCTCAGGTGCAAATGTGATCGGAGCGATTAAATTACAGCGTGAGCTGGGCGATGAAGCTGTTGTAGTGACCCTGCTATGTGATGACAATAAAAAATACCTCAGTACTGATTTAGTGAAAGAGGAACCTGTAAAAGATGGATACCTTTCTACGGACATAGATTTTTCAGGTTTTCAACCAATTTGCAGATTGCCAAACCCAGTATTTGGTGCTTAA
- a CDS encoding Lrp/AsnC family transcriptional regulator — translation MELDEIDVKLLRLLQQDASLSNKALSFELNKSIAAVHERVRKLKRLGYIKKTVAILDRHKIGIGLISFSQVFLKAHTFEVLNEFEKEVAKFPEVMECYQMAGSYDFMLRIATKDMDAYHIFLRHRLAVLPQVNTVQTYFVLSETKSETAYPL, via the coding sequence ATGGAATTAGATGAAATCGATGTAAAATTATTGCGTCTCCTCCAGCAGGATGCATCACTGAGCAACAAAGCGCTATCTTTTGAACTCAATAAATCCATTGCAGCCGTTCACGAACGCGTTAGAAAGCTAAAGCGGTTGGGCTACATCAAAAAAACGGTGGCAATTTTGGACCGCCACAAGATAGGCATTGGGTTAATTTCCTTTTCTCAGGTCTTTCTCAAGGCGCATACTTTTGAAGTGTTGAATGAATTCGAAAAAGAAGTCGCTAAATTTCCCGAGGTGATGGAATGCTACCAAATGGCGGGTTCTTACGACTTTATGTTGCGTATCGCCACTAAAGATATGGATGCTTATCATATTTTTCTGCGGCATCGTCTGGCCGTACTACCGCAAGTAAATACCGTACAGACCTACTTTGTATTATCAGAAACTAAAAGCGAGACGGCCTACCCCCTTTAA
- a CDS encoding PNGase F N-terminal domain-containing protein — MKKSILFMSILCLSLSSQAQKLSSYVIQYNQSFNGNTAANQNAILVYANKKETFVSSAKEMQGELAPPYERVVVERARGNAVLKIAKLKDGSIILTKDSLALSKQKFNTTNETKTILGYPCKKVETSINSNTIEVWYTDKLGVKGAPTELGQDLGLVLEVIRNGNTRTFATKVEKVKTIPDQLRLKGNEKLYDELSYKDLIWKNRFIQIPVFRKECIRFADDVKSDSILRFANGTVLVKKVKIPKIKTSDNVFVQLVEQSKGDAYDRTGSVFIIPTNKAQSFLDGMKNGMGTLPTYENGNGKAYQGVVKTPSFEPIVELMRFFTPFGVKQFNYLQLKDKVWQDSVLYRQDVTELAGLLSEQEVYVGAFIGNYDKNGHEVSVELTVHPGFDADSKGSLKKTMSLFTTTNVMEMGGQEYGSMFDKEKGLTISFHLDQDAKNVQLRYITTGHGGWGNGDEFVPKENRIFLDNSLRFKYTPWRNDCGSYRLSNPASGNFATGLSSSDLSRSNWCPGTVTPPIYIDLGDLKAGDHTMQVQIPQGAPEGTSFSSWNVTGTLLFD; from the coding sequence ATGAAGAAAAGTATTCTTTTTATGTCTATTTTATGTTTGTCATTGTCTTCGCAGGCGCAAAAGCTGTCGAGTTATGTCATTCAATATAATCAAAGTTTCAATGGGAATACAGCTGCCAATCAAAATGCCATCCTCGTCTATGCCAATAAAAAGGAAACTTTTGTTAGTTCAGCGAAAGAAATGCAGGGAGAGTTGGCGCCGCCATACGAACGGGTTGTGGTGGAGCGTGCCCGAGGAAATGCCGTACTTAAAATTGCTAAACTCAAAGATGGATCAATCATTCTAACCAAAGATTCGCTCGCACTTTCGAAGCAAAAATTTAACACGACAAACGAGACTAAAACAATCTTGGGCTATCCCTGCAAAAAAGTGGAGACCAGCATCAATTCCAATACAATAGAAGTTTGGTATACCGATAAATTAGGCGTAAAAGGTGCACCCACGGAACTTGGTCAGGACCTTGGTTTGGTACTTGAGGTAATCCGCAATGGGAATACACGGACTTTTGCCACCAAAGTAGAAAAGGTCAAGACGATACCAGATCAACTGCGGTTAAAAGGAAATGAAAAATTGTACGATGAACTCTCGTATAAAGATCTGATCTGGAAGAATCGTTTTATCCAAATACCTGTTTTTCGGAAGGAGTGCATACGTTTTGCGGATGATGTAAAGTCGGATTCTATTTTGCGTTTTGCCAATGGGACTGTTTTGGTAAAAAAGGTGAAAATCCCAAAAATAAAGACTAGCGATAATGTATTTGTGCAGTTGGTCGAACAATCGAAGGGTGATGCCTATGACCGTACGGGATCAGTTTTTATCATCCCGACCAACAAGGCGCAAAGCTTTTTGGATGGCATGAAAAATGGTATGGGTACCCTGCCTACGTACGAAAATGGAAATGGTAAAGCTTATCAAGGCGTTGTGAAAACGCCATCTTTTGAGCCTATTGTTGAATTGATGCGTTTCTTTACACCCTTTGGTGTTAAGCAGTTTAACTATCTTCAGTTAAAGGATAAGGTTTGGCAAGACTCGGTACTGTACCGTCAGGACGTGACGGAACTGGCTGGTCTGTTGAGCGAGCAGGAAGTCTATGTAGGCGCCTTCATTGGCAATTATGATAAAAACGGACATGAGGTGAGTGTGGAGCTGACGGTGCATCCGGGTTTCGATGCCGATTCAAAAGGCAGTCTGAAAAAGACGATGTCTTTATTTACGACGACCAACGTTATGGAAATGGGCGGTCAGGAGTATGGATCTATGTTTGATAAGGAGAAAGGTCTTACTATTTCGTTTCATTTGGACCAGGACGCTAAAAACGTGCAATTACGCTACATTACCACAGGGCATGGAGGCTGGGGCAATGGTGATGAGTTTGTGCCGAAGGAAAACCGCATTTTCCTAGACAATTCATTACGCTTTAAATACACGCCGTGGCGTAATGATTGTGGCTCGTACCGTTTGTCAAACCCAGCTTCAGGCAATTTTGCCACAGGTCTGTCTTCATCCGATCTAAGCCGCTCCAATTGGTGCCCGGGTACCGTAACACCACCCATCTACATTGATCTGGGGGATTTAAAAGCCGGTGACCATACAATGCAGGTGCAGATTCCACAGGGAGCTCCTGAAGGAACAAGTTTTAGTAGCTGGAATGTGACAGGAACCTTGTTGTTCGATTAA
- a CDS encoding UbiA-like polyprenyltransferase, giving the protein MKKYLSLVLFAHSVFALPFAFIGFFLALHTTEHAFSWKLLVLMLVCMVTARNAAMAFNRYLDRDIDAINPRTAMRDIPAGKISANNALVFTLVNCLIFIGATYFINSLCFMLSPVALFVVLFYSYTKRITPLCHLVLGAGLGLAPIGAYMVITGQFAAVPVLYGFAVLTWVSGFDIIYALQDEAFDRANQLNSIPVWLGTKGAMRVSEGLHVLSFIFILIPAFLMPVGWIYYLGVAFYGALLIYQHTLFSSTNLSRVNRDFMTTNGYASVIFAVFYLLDIWLIK; this is encoded by the coding sequence ATGAAAAAATATTTGTCTTTAGTTTTATTTGCACACAGTGTATTTGCATTGCCATTTGCCTTTATCGGCTTTTTTTTAGCATTGCATACAACGGAACATGCCTTTTCGTGGAAATTATTAGTGCTGATGCTTGTATGCATGGTAACGGCTCGTAATGCTGCTATGGCATTCAATCGCTATCTGGATAGAGATATTGATGCGATAAATCCAAGGACAGCCATGCGTGATATTCCTGCGGGAAAGATTTCAGCGAATAATGCGCTGGTTTTTACACTAGTAAATTGCCTCATTTTTATAGGCGCGACGTACTTTATCAATTCGCTTTGTTTTATGCTGTCGCCAGTAGCACTTTTTGTGGTACTTTTCTATTCTTATACGAAGCGTATAACACCGCTATGTCACCTTGTATTGGGGGCTGGACTCGGGTTGGCGCCAATAGGAGCCTATATGGTGATTACCGGGCAGTTTGCAGCAGTGCCGGTGCTTTATGGCTTTGCCGTGCTGACCTGGGTAAGTGGATTTGATATTATATATGCGTTGCAGGACGAAGCGTTTGATCGGGCCAATCAGCTTAATTCTATACCCGTGTGGTTGGGAACGAAGGGAGCGATGCGTGTTTCGGAAGGTCTGCATGTGTTATCTTTTATCTTTATTTTAATACCAGCATTTTTGATGCCGGTAGGTTGGATTTATTATCTAGGTGTGGCTTTTTACGGTGCCTTGCTGATTTACCAGCATACCCTGTTTTCATCGACTAATTTAAGTCGGGTCAATCGCGACTTTATGACGACCAACGGGTATGCCTCCGTGATTTTTGCGGTATTCTACCTCTTGGATATCTGGTTGATCAAATAA